One window from the genome of Alnus glutinosa chromosome 13, dhAlnGlut1.1, whole genome shotgun sequence encodes:
- the LOC133855075 gene encoding late embryogenesis abundant protein At1g64065-like — MAEELPFAPSKMYPRSDEEIATFKVLKKERSGKCFVYVFSAIVILSIVVLAFALIVLRFKIPDVKLRSVTVKNLKYEGRGTAGQSPSFNATLVAVVTIKNTNFGRFKFDNSTLSVLYGGMNVGDRSIIHGRVKARETHEMNITVEVRSNRVMDTKNLSGDIEAGMLTLSSYAKLSGRVNLKNIIRRRKTTEMNCTMILDLKRRAFQDLRCY; from the coding sequence ATGGCGGAAGAACTTCCATTTGCACCGAGCAAGATGTATCCGCGAAGCGACGAAGAGATCGCCACGTTCAAAGTACTAAAAAAGGAACGAAGCGGCAAATGTTTCGTTTACGTTTTTTCTGCTATTGTCATCCTGAGCATCGTCGTACTAGCCTTCGCCTTGATCGTGCTGCGTTTCAAAATCCCCGACGTCAAACTCCGGTCGGTGACGGTGAAAAATCTAAAGTACGAAGGGCGCGGCACAGCTGGACAGTCACCTTCGTTTAACGCAACTTTGGTCGCCGTGGTGACGATTAAGAACACAAACTTTGGTCGGTTTAAATTTGATAACAGCACGTTGAGTGTGCTGTACGGAGGCATGAATGTCGGTGACAGAAGCATAATCCATGGGCGGGTGAAAGCCAGAGAGACCCACGAGATGAATATTACAGTAGAAGTCCGATCTAATAGGGTGATGGACACCAAGAACCTCAGCGGTGACATTGAAGCAGGGATGCTGACACTGAGCAGCTATGCAAAGCTGAGTGGCAGAGTGAATTTGAAGAATATTATAAGGAGGAGGAAGACGACGGAAATGAACTGCACAATGATTCTTGATTTGAAACGCCGTGCCTTCCAGGATCTTCGATGCTActaa